The Anguilla anguilla isolate fAngAng1 chromosome 4, fAngAng1.pri, whole genome shotgun sequence genome has a window encoding:
- the farp2 gene encoding FERM, ARHGEF and pleckstrin domain-containing protein 2 isoform X5 yields the protein MGEIEGSYRVLQTPGTRLGAQRNAGISTLEPGQNLSTAMARGKKGQGNGLHIRVQGLDEAQEFYDVETKADGQMLLSEVFKRCNLIESDYFGLEFMTMKMNWAWLEPMKLIVKQVRRPPNTTFRLSVKFFPPDPGQLQEENTRYLFALQVKRDLIEGRLICSDSTAALVASHLVQSEIGDYDDMADREFLKMNKVLPNQEALQDKIMELHRRHLGQTPAESDFQVLEIARKLEMYGVRFHPAADREGTKINLSVAHMGLQVFQGNTKINTFNWSKIRKLSFKRKKFLIKLHLDAHGPHQDTLEFRMPNRDQCKMFWKNCVEYHSFFRLFDQPQPKSKAILFSRGSSFRYSGRTQKQLVDFVRDNGSRRTPYQRRNSRIHMSSRSLMTDVPKKNLSFSESLRVGASPSSVNFSFHSLHASSAPPRMEPPNQPTHQQLPARPPSPPKEDPIKAAPPPHYAFQGSPTDSPQLSPFDSKSPLCLSPSFQMSTLSLPGQAPSPLQSPVLSERNPTDKAYFIAKEILTTERTYLKDLEVITVWFRSAVIKENAMPEGLMNLLFSNIDPIYEFHRGFLKEVEQRLALWEGRSNAHAKGDHQRVGDVMLRNMCALKEFTSYLQKHDEVLTELEKATKRLKKLEAVYKEFELQKVCYLPLNTFLLKPIQRLMHYKLILERLCRHYPATHSDHEDCKEALNEVTEMATQLQSSLIRLENFQKLTELQRDLIGVENLTDPGREFIREGCLYKLTKKGLQQRMFFLFSDMLLYTSKGVTATNQFKVHGQLPLYGMILIVLDAPVEENENEWSVPHCFTIYSAQRTIVVAASSKAEMGKWIQDLNMAIDMSKKSHEKSDLLMDPSLSNRSNTGSSDEVSLEQESEDDTHSSRSSLDKQTHHRANTTMHVCWHRNTSVSMSDHSLAVENQLSGYLLRKFKNSNGWQKLWVVFTNFCLFFYKTHQDDFPLASLPLLGYTVSTPAETDSILKEYVFKLQFKSHVYFFRAESEYTFERWMEVIKSAANATGRMSILIPSDPPEINGN from the exons ACCAAGGCTGACGGTCAAATGCTCCTGTCCGAGGTGTTTAAAAGATGCAACCTCATCGAGAGCGACTACTTTGGCCTGGAGTTCATGACCATGAAGATGAACTGG GCTTGGCTGGAACCAATGAAGCTCATTGTGAAACAAGTGAGAA GGCCCCCGAACACAACCTTCAGGTtgtcagtcaagttctttccCCCCGACCCTGGCCAACTGCAGGAGGAGAACACCAG GTACCTGTTTGCCCTGCAGGTGAAGAGAGATCTTATCGAGGGCAGGTTGATCTGCTCGGACAGCACTGCGGCCCTCGTCGCCTCTCACCTGGTACAGT CGGAGATAGGTGATTATGACGACATGGCGGACAGGGAGTTCCTGAAGATGAACAAGGTGCTGCCAAACCAGGAGGCACTCCAGGACAAGATCATGGAGCTCCACCGCAGGCATCT GGGCCAGACTCCGGCCGAGTCAGACTTCCAGGTGCTGGAGATCGCTCGTAAGCTGGAGATGTACGGCGTACGGTTCCACCCGGCAGCTGACCGCGAGGGAACCAAGATCAACCTGAGCGTGGCTCACATGGGCCTGCAGGTGTTCCAG GGAAATACCAAAATAAACACGTTCAACTGGTCCAAGATCCGCAAGCTGAGCTTCAAGAGGAAAAAGTTCCTCATCAAGCTCCACCTGGACGCTCAC ggtcCCCACCAGGACACACTGGAGTTCCGGATGCCCAACCGAGACCAGTGCAAGATGTTCTGGAAGAACTGTGTGGAGTACCACTCATTCTTCCGCCTATTTGACCAACCACAGCCCAAATCCAAAGCCATCCTCTTCAGTAGAGGCTCCTCATTTAGATACAG TGGGAGGACTCAAAAGCAGCTGGTGGACTTCGTGAGAGACAATGGATCCCGGAGGACACCCTACCAGAG GAGGAACAGCAGAATCCACATGTCCTCTCGCTCCCTGATGACTGACGTGCCAAAGAAG AACCTGTCGTTCAGCGAGAGCCTCAGGGTCGGGGCCTCCCCTTCCTCGGTCAACTTCTCCTTCCACTCCTTGCACGCCTCCAGTGCCCCGCCCCGGATGGAGCCCCCGAACCAGCCCACCCATCAGCAGCTGCCAGCCCGCCCACCCAGCCCCCCAAAGGAGGACCCCATCAAGgccgcccccccacctcactACGCCTTTCAAG GGTCACCCACGGACAGCCCCCAGCTGTCACCCTTTGACTCCAAGAGCCCCCTCTGCCTCTCGCCCTCCTTCCAGATGTCCACGCTGAGCCTCCCCGGCCAGGCGCCCTCGCCCCTGCAGAGCCCCGTCCTGAGCGAG AGGAACCCTACTGACAAGGCCTACTTCATTGCCAAAGAGATACTGACCACGGAGAGGACGTATCTGAAAGACCTGGAGGTCATTACGGTG TGGTTCCGCAGCGCTGTGATTAAGGAGAACGCCATGCCCGAGGGCCTGATGAACCTGCTCTTCTCCAACATCGACCCCATCTACGAGTTCCATCGAGGGTTCCTCAAGGAGGTCGAGCAGAGGCTGGCTCTCTG GGAGGGGCGCTCTAACGCACACGCGAAAGGGGACCACCAGAGAGTTGGCGACGTGATGCTGAGGAACATGTGTGCTCTGAAG GAGTTCACCAGCTACCTGCAGAAGCACGATGAGGTGCTGACAGAACTGGAGAAGGCCACCAAGCGGCTGAAGAAGCTGGAGGCGGTCTACAaggagtttgagctgcagaagGTCTGCTACCTGCCCCTCAACACCTTCCTGCTCAAGCCCATCCAGCGCCTCATGCACTACAAGCTCATCCTGGAACGGCTGTGCAGACACTACCCCGCTACGCACAGCGACCACGAAGACTGCAAAG AGGCCTTGAACGAGGTGACTGAGATGGCCACCCAGCTCCAGAGCAGCCTGATCCGGCTGGAGAACTTCCAGAAACTGACGGAGCTGCAGAGGGACTTGATTGGGGTCGAGAACCTCACTGACCCAGGGAGG GAGTTTATCCGGGAGGGATGCCTGTACAAGTTGACAAAGAAGGGACTGCAACAGAGGATGTTTTTCCTG ttcTCAGACATGCTGCTGTACACCAGCAAAGGGGTGACTGCTACCAACCAGTTCAAAGTTCATGGCCAGCTGCCTCTTTACGGCATGATC CTCATAGTGCTGGACGCACCG GTGGAGGAAAATGAGAATGAGTGGTCCGTGCCCCACTGCTTCACCATCTACTCTGCGCAGAGGACCATCGTGGTGGCCGCCAG CTCCAAAGCAGAGATGGGGAAGTGGATCCAGGACCTGAACATGGCAATTGACATGTCCAAGAAGTCCCATGAAAAATCTGATCTCCTCATGGACCCCAGCCTGTCCAATCGCTCTAACA CAGGGTCGTCAGACGAGGTTTCTCTGGAGCAGGAGTCTGAGGATGACACGCACTCCTCCCGCAGTTCCCTGGACAAGCAGACACACCACCGTGCCAACACCACCATGCACGTGTGCTGGCACCGCAACACCAGTGTCTCCATGTCCGACCACAGCCTGGCCGTGGAg AACCAACTATCCGGGTACCTCTTGAGGAAGTTCAAGAACAGCAACGGCTGGCAGAAGTTGTGGGTGGTCTTCACCAACTTCTGTCTGTTCTTCTACAAGACACACCAG GACGACTTCCCCCTGGCCAGCCTTCCGCTGCTGGGCTACACGGTCAGCACCCCGGCTGAGACGGACAGTATACTTAAGGAGTACGTCTTCAAGCTTCAGTTCAAATCCCACGTCTACTTCTTCCGGGCAGAAAGCGAGTATACCTTTGAGAG GTGGATGGAGGTGATCAAGAGTGCAGCCAACGCTACTGGCCGAATGAGTATCCTCATCCCCAGCGACCCTCCAGAGATTAACGGCAACTGA
- the farp2 gene encoding FERM, ARHGEF and pleckstrin domain-containing protein 2 isoform X4, with protein sequence MGEIEGSYRVLQTPGTRLGAQRNAGISTLEPGQNLSTAMARGKKGQGNGLHIRVQGLDEAQEFYDVETKADGQMLLSEVFKRCNLIESDYFGLEFMTMKMNWAWLEPMKLIVKQVRRPPNTTFRLSVKFFPPDPGQLQEENTRYLFALQVKRDLIEGRLICSDSTAALVASHLVQSEIGDYDDMADREFLKMNKVLPNQEALQDKIMELHRRHLGQTPAESDFQVLEIARKLEMYGVRFHPAADREGTKINLSVAHMGLQVFQGNTKINTFNWSKIRKLSFKRKKFLIKLHLDAHGPHQDTLEFRMPNRDQCKMFWKNCVEYHSFFRLFDQPQPKSKAILFSRGSSFRYSGRTQKQLVDFVRDNGSRRTPYQRRNSRIHMSSRSLMTDVPKKNLSFSESLRVGASPSSVNFSFHSLHASSAPPRMEPPNQPTHQQLPARPPSPPKEDPIKAAPPPHYAFQGSPTDSPQLSPFDSKSPLCLSPSFQMSTLSLPGQAPSPLQSPVLSEVGSARLEEEEEGRRKRNPTDKAYFIAKEILTTERTYLKDLEVITVWFRSAVIKENAMPEGLMNLLFSNIDPIYEFHRGFLKEVEQRLALWEGRSNAHAKGDHQRVGDVMLRNMCALKEFTSYLQKHDEVLTELEKATKRLKKLEAVYKEFELQKVCYLPLNTFLLKPIQRLMHYKLILERLCRHYPATHSDHEDCKEALNEVTEMATQLQSSLIRLENFQKLTELQRDLIGVENLTDPGREFIREGCLYKLTKKGLQQRMFFLFSDMLLYTSKGVTATNQFKVHGQLPLYGMIVEENENEWSVPHCFTIYSAQRTIVVAASSKAEMGKWIQDLNMAIDMSKKSHEKSDLLMDPSLSNRSNRSSDEVSLEQESEDDTHSSRSSLDKQTHHRANTTMHVCWHRNTSVSMSDHSLAVENQLSGYLLRKFKNSNGWQKLWVVFTNFCLFFYKTHQDDFPLASLPLLGYTVSTPAETDSILKEYVFKLQFKSHVYFFRAESEYTFERWMEVIKSAANATGRMSILIPSDPPEINGN encoded by the exons ACCAAGGCTGACGGTCAAATGCTCCTGTCCGAGGTGTTTAAAAGATGCAACCTCATCGAGAGCGACTACTTTGGCCTGGAGTTCATGACCATGAAGATGAACTGG GCTTGGCTGGAACCAATGAAGCTCATTGTGAAACAAGTGAGAA GGCCCCCGAACACAACCTTCAGGTtgtcagtcaagttctttccCCCCGACCCTGGCCAACTGCAGGAGGAGAACACCAG GTACCTGTTTGCCCTGCAGGTGAAGAGAGATCTTATCGAGGGCAGGTTGATCTGCTCGGACAGCACTGCGGCCCTCGTCGCCTCTCACCTGGTACAGT CGGAGATAGGTGATTATGACGACATGGCGGACAGGGAGTTCCTGAAGATGAACAAGGTGCTGCCAAACCAGGAGGCACTCCAGGACAAGATCATGGAGCTCCACCGCAGGCATCT GGGCCAGACTCCGGCCGAGTCAGACTTCCAGGTGCTGGAGATCGCTCGTAAGCTGGAGATGTACGGCGTACGGTTCCACCCGGCAGCTGACCGCGAGGGAACCAAGATCAACCTGAGCGTGGCTCACATGGGCCTGCAGGTGTTCCAG GGAAATACCAAAATAAACACGTTCAACTGGTCCAAGATCCGCAAGCTGAGCTTCAAGAGGAAAAAGTTCCTCATCAAGCTCCACCTGGACGCTCAC ggtcCCCACCAGGACACACTGGAGTTCCGGATGCCCAACCGAGACCAGTGCAAGATGTTCTGGAAGAACTGTGTGGAGTACCACTCATTCTTCCGCCTATTTGACCAACCACAGCCCAAATCCAAAGCCATCCTCTTCAGTAGAGGCTCCTCATTTAGATACAG TGGGAGGACTCAAAAGCAGCTGGTGGACTTCGTGAGAGACAATGGATCCCGGAGGACACCCTACCAGAG GAGGAACAGCAGAATCCACATGTCCTCTCGCTCCCTGATGACTGACGTGCCAAAGAAG AACCTGTCGTTCAGCGAGAGCCTCAGGGTCGGGGCCTCCCCTTCCTCGGTCAACTTCTCCTTCCACTCCTTGCACGCCTCCAGTGCCCCGCCCCGGATGGAGCCCCCGAACCAGCCCACCCATCAGCAGCTGCCAGCCCGCCCACCCAGCCCCCCAAAGGAGGACCCCATCAAGgccgcccccccacctcactACGCCTTTCAAG GGTCACCCACGGACAGCCCCCAGCTGTCACCCTTTGACTCCAAGAGCCCCCTCTGCCTCTCGCCCTCCTTCCAGATGTCCACGCTGAGCCTCCCCGGCCAGGCGCCCTCGCCCCTGCAGAGCCCCGTCCTGAGCGAGGTGGGCAGTgccaggctggaggaggaggaggagggtagGAGGAAG AGGAACCCTACTGACAAGGCCTACTTCATTGCCAAAGAGATACTGACCACGGAGAGGACGTATCTGAAAGACCTGGAGGTCATTACGGTG TGGTTCCGCAGCGCTGTGATTAAGGAGAACGCCATGCCCGAGGGCCTGATGAACCTGCTCTTCTCCAACATCGACCCCATCTACGAGTTCCATCGAGGGTTCCTCAAGGAGGTCGAGCAGAGGCTGGCTCTCTG GGAGGGGCGCTCTAACGCACACGCGAAAGGGGACCACCAGAGAGTTGGCGACGTGATGCTGAGGAACATGTGTGCTCTGAAG GAGTTCACCAGCTACCTGCAGAAGCACGATGAGGTGCTGACAGAACTGGAGAAGGCCACCAAGCGGCTGAAGAAGCTGGAGGCGGTCTACAaggagtttgagctgcagaagGTCTGCTACCTGCCCCTCAACACCTTCCTGCTCAAGCCCATCCAGCGCCTCATGCACTACAAGCTCATCCTGGAACGGCTGTGCAGACACTACCCCGCTACGCACAGCGACCACGAAGACTGCAAAG AGGCCTTGAACGAGGTGACTGAGATGGCCACCCAGCTCCAGAGCAGCCTGATCCGGCTGGAGAACTTCCAGAAACTGACGGAGCTGCAGAGGGACTTGATTGGGGTCGAGAACCTCACTGACCCAGGGAGG GAGTTTATCCGGGAGGGATGCCTGTACAAGTTGACAAAGAAGGGACTGCAACAGAGGATGTTTTTCCTG ttcTCAGACATGCTGCTGTACACCAGCAAAGGGGTGACTGCTACCAACCAGTTCAAAGTTCATGGCCAGCTGCCTCTTTACGGCATGATC GTGGAGGAAAATGAGAATGAGTGGTCCGTGCCCCACTGCTTCACCATCTACTCTGCGCAGAGGACCATCGTGGTGGCCGCCAG CTCCAAAGCAGAGATGGGGAAGTGGATCCAGGACCTGAACATGGCAATTGACATGTCCAAGAAGTCCCATGAAAAATCTGATCTCCTCATGGACCCCAGCCTGTCCAATCGCTCTAACA GGTCGTCAGACGAGGTTTCTCTGGAGCAGGAGTCTGAGGATGACACGCACTCCTCCCGCAGTTCCCTGGACAAGCAGACACACCACCGTGCCAACACCACCATGCACGTGTGCTGGCACCGCAACACCAGTGTCTCCATGTCCGACCACAGCCTGGCCGTGGAg AACCAACTATCCGGGTACCTCTTGAGGAAGTTCAAGAACAGCAACGGCTGGCAGAAGTTGTGGGTGGTCTTCACCAACTTCTGTCTGTTCTTCTACAAGACACACCAG GACGACTTCCCCCTGGCCAGCCTTCCGCTGCTGGGCTACACGGTCAGCACCCCGGCTGAGACGGACAGTATACTTAAGGAGTACGTCTTCAAGCTTCAGTTCAAATCCCACGTCTACTTCTTCCGGGCAGAAAGCGAGTATACCTTTGAGAG GTGGATGGAGGTGATCAAGAGTGCAGCCAACGCTACTGGCCGAATGAGTATCCTCATCCCCAGCGACCCTCCAGAGATTAACGGCAACTGA